The Myxococcus guangdongensis genome contains a region encoding:
- a CDS encoding flavin monoamine oxidase family protein, with the protein MAHHSDICIVGAGIGGLTCAARLAAAPSSNHLSIKVFDLNTHVGGRILSRKLDCGEIAELGAARYSPQLHPRFQALMHGFQHRHETYPFTQAEFQGHTQGRLRATLLELLCLLEAHPHDSFLGFVSHYLGEGEARRTIKAMGYDALLLPMVSASMAYGIIKKHPETQGLLDDTGNQWRYAPAGYGQLLARLQKQAQSDRVEFRMEHCLHSISRFGDSYLLAFSHRGSSQFHRARHLILAIPPSAMSRLNLGFPTRWSPHQYGSLPLFKGFLTFDTPWWRDLQLTDKVLVVDNPLRKLYFKGRKYVQFYTDGENATYWRDCVEQGEDVYLSKVRACMEQVLPLGGKPLPPIKDHFHKHWSHGVEFSLEPRVRQPGALLHRDGVIACSDAYTPHGGWMEGGLLSAHQATRLLQERLVGAPERRP; encoded by the coding sequence ATGGCACATCATTCGGACATCTGCATCGTTGGCGCCGGAATCGGCGGACTGACCTGCGCCGCCCGTTTGGCGGCCGCGCCATCGAGCAACCACCTGAGCATCAAGGTGTTCGACTTGAACACCCACGTGGGCGGCCGAATCCTCTCGAGAAAGCTCGACTGCGGAGAAATCGCCGAACTGGGCGCGGCACGCTACTCACCGCAACTGCACCCACGCTTCCAGGCCCTCATGCACGGCTTCCAGCATCGACATGAGACCTATCCATTCACCCAGGCGGAGTTCCAAGGCCACACACAGGGACGACTCAGAGCCACCCTGCTCGAGCTGCTCTGCCTGCTGGAAGCCCATCCGCATGATTCATTCCTGGGCTTCGTCAGCCACTACCTGGGAGAAGGCGAGGCCAGGCGGACCATCAAGGCCATGGGGTATGACGCCTTGCTCCTGCCCATGGTCTCCGCGTCCATGGCCTATGGCATCATCAAGAAGCACCCCGAGACACAGGGGCTGCTCGACGACACAGGCAACCAATGGCGCTACGCACCGGCGGGCTACGGCCAGCTCCTGGCGCGACTGCAGAAGCAGGCCCAGTCCGACCGGGTCGAGTTTCGGATGGAACACTGCCTGCACTCCATCTCTCGCTTTGGAGACAGCTACCTGCTCGCCTTCAGCCACCGAGGCAGCTCGCAGTTCCATCGAGCGCGGCACCTCATCCTGGCCATCCCACCATCCGCCATGTCACGGCTCAATCTCGGATTCCCCACCCGCTGGAGTCCGCATCAATACGGCTCACTTCCCTTGTTCAAGGGCTTCTTGACCTTCGACACCCCCTGGTGGCGAGACCTCCAGTTGACCGACAAGGTCCTGGTGGTCGACAACCCCTTGAGGAAGCTCTATTTCAAAGGCAGGAAATACGTCCAGTTCTACACCGACGGAGAGAACGCCACCTATTGGCGTGACTGTGTGGAGCAAGGCGAGGATGTCTATCTGAGCAAGGTCCGCGCCTGCATGGAGCAGGTCCTCCCCCTCGGCGGCAAGCCCCTGCCTCCCATCAAGGACCATTTCCACAAGCATTGGTCACATGGCGTGGAGTTCAGCCTCGAGCCCAGGGTCAGACAACCCGGGGCCTTGCTTCATCGCGATGGTGTCATCGCCTGCTCGGATGCCTACACACCCCATGGTGGCTGGATGGAGGGGGGCCTCCTCAGCGCACATCAAGCAACCCGGCTGTTGCAGGAACGGCTCGTCGGCGCCCCCGAGCGTCGGCCCTGA
- a CDS encoding SDR family oxidoreductase — translation MIVVTGATGRLGRLIVERLITRVPVERVAVSVRDPGKAQELAARGLRVRQGDFAQPASLVHAFEGATQVLLVSSNARAHGGDTLAQHRSAIDAARAAGVKRIVYTSHMAASPSSAFPPMHDHAATEQLLKDSGLQWTALRNGFYAASAVMLLMRSVETGVFEAPEDGQVSWTTHEDLAEAAAVVLANEGRYEGPTPPLTATRALDFESLCAIASEVLGRPVRRGTVSEDAMQARLEAAGMPSHVVAISLGLYRASRHGEFAAVDPTLSELLGRAPMNMRDVVAKALG, via the coding sequence ATGATCGTCGTGACCGGAGCAACGGGGCGGCTCGGCCGCCTCATCGTGGAGAGGCTCATCACCCGGGTGCCCGTGGAGCGGGTCGCCGTCAGCGTCCGCGACCCGGGGAAGGCCCAGGAGCTGGCCGCGAGGGGCCTTCGGGTGCGCCAGGGCGACTTCGCCCAGCCAGCCAGCCTCGTGCACGCGTTCGAGGGAGCGACCCAGGTCCTGCTCGTCTCTTCCAATGCACGTGCCCATGGCGGGGACACCCTGGCGCAGCATCGCTCGGCCATCGACGCCGCGCGTGCCGCGGGCGTGAAGCGCATCGTCTACACCAGCCATATGGCCGCGAGCCCTTCCTCGGCCTTCCCTCCCATGCACGACCACGCGGCGACGGAGCAGTTGCTGAAGGACTCCGGCCTTCAGTGGACCGCGCTCCGCAATGGATTCTACGCGGCGAGCGCGGTGATGCTGCTGATGCGAAGCGTGGAGACGGGCGTCTTCGAGGCACCGGAGGATGGCCAGGTCTCCTGGACCACGCACGAGGACCTCGCGGAGGCCGCCGCCGTGGTTCTGGCGAACGAGGGTCGGTATGAAGGCCCGACCCCGCCGCTCACGGCGACACGAGCCCTGGACTTCGAGTCGCTCTGCGCTATCGCCTCAGAAGTGTTGGGTCGTCCGGTGCGTCGCGGCACCGTGTCCGAAGACGCGATGCAGGCGAGACTGGAGGCGGCCGGCATGCCTTCGCACGTGGTCGCCATCTCCCTGGGCCTCTACCGCGCGAGCCGTCACGGTGAGTTCGCGGCGGTCGACCCCACGTTGTCGGAGCTGCTCGGTCGCGCGCCGATGAACATGCGCGATGTCGTCGCCAAGGCGCTCGGCTGA